Proteins from one Natrinema salinisoli genomic window:
- the ilvD gene encoding dihydroxy-acid dehydratase, whose product MSSDDQFDYGKDEQLRSREVTEGPDKAPHRAMFRAMGFDDEDFGSPMIGVPNPAADITPCNVHLDDVAESALGGVDEAGGMPIEFGTITISDAISMGTEGMKASLISRELIADSVELVSFGERMDGLVTIGGCDKNMPGMMMASIRTDLPSVFLYGGSIMPGEHEGREVTVQNLFEGVGAVADGEMSGEELDEMERNACPGAGSCGGMFTANTMASISEALGFAPLGSASPPAEDESRYDVARKAGELAVEAVEAQRKPSDFLSKESFENAIALQVAVGGSTNAVLHLLAMAAEAGVDLSIEEFDEISQRTPKIADLQPGGSRVMNDLHEVGGVPVVLNALYEADLLHGDALTVTGNTIGEELQRIDPPAIEDLDVDFLYTVDEPKNEQGAIRILTGNLAPGGSVLKVTGDDELHHEGPVRVFEEEENAMAYVQEGHVESGDVIVIRNEGPQGGPGMREMLGVTSAVAGQGHAEDVALITDGRFSGATRGFSIGHVAPEAFAGGPIGLIEDGDVITIDIAERTLEVDLDDEELAARREEWDQPEPNYENGVLAKFGHAFGSAANGAVTNPGVKEE is encoded by the coding sequence ATGAGTAGCGACGACCAGTTCGACTACGGGAAAGACGAGCAGTTGCGGAGCCGCGAAGTAACGGAGGGGCCGGACAAGGCACCACACCGCGCGATGTTCCGCGCGATGGGGTTCGACGACGAGGACTTCGGATCGCCGATGATTGGCGTCCCCAATCCAGCGGCAGACATCACGCCGTGTAACGTCCACCTCGACGACGTCGCCGAATCGGCCCTCGGGGGGGTCGACGAGGCCGGCGGCATGCCCATCGAGTTCGGCACGATCACGATCTCCGACGCCATCTCGATGGGGACCGAGGGGATGAAGGCGTCGCTGATCTCTCGGGAACTCATCGCCGACTCCGTCGAACTGGTTTCGTTCGGCGAGCGCATGGACGGACTGGTCACCATCGGCGGCTGTGACAAGAACATGCCGGGGATGATGATGGCGTCCATTCGGACGGACCTTCCCTCCGTCTTCCTCTACGGCGGCTCCATCATGCCCGGCGAACACGAGGGGCGAGAAGTCACCGTACAGAACCTCTTCGAGGGCGTCGGTGCCGTCGCTGACGGCGAGATGTCCGGCGAGGAACTCGACGAGATGGAGCGCAACGCCTGCCCCGGCGCGGGCTCCTGCGGTGGCATGTTCACCGCCAACACGATGGCCTCGATCTCTGAGGCGCTCGGCTTCGCGCCGCTGGGCAGCGCCAGTCCGCCCGCCGAGGACGAATCGCGCTACGACGTCGCCCGGAAGGCCGGCGAACTCGCCGTCGAGGCCGTCGAAGCACAGCGCAAGCCCTCCGACTTCCTCAGCAAGGAATCCTTCGAGAACGCCATCGCCCTGCAAGTCGCCGTCGGCGGCTCGACCAACGCCGTCCTCCACCTGCTGGCGATGGCCGCCGAAGCCGGCGTCGACCTCTCCATCGAGGAGTTCGACGAGATCAGCCAGCGCACCCCCAAGATCGCCGACCTCCAGCCCGGCGGGTCGCGAGTGATGAACGACCTCCACGAGGTCGGCGGCGTCCCGGTCGTTCTGAACGCCCTCTACGAGGCCGATCTCCTCCACGGCGACGCACTGACCGTGACGGGCAACACGATCGGCGAAGAGCTCCAGCGAATCGATCCGCCGGCGATCGAAGACCTCGACGTCGACTTCCTCTACACCGTCGACGAGCCGAAAAACGAGCAGGGGGCCATCCGCATCCTGACGGGCAACCTCGCGCCCGGCGGCTCGGTTCTCAAGGTTACCGGCGACGACGAACTCCACCACGAAGGCCCCGTCCGGGTCTTCGAAGAGGAGGAGAACGCGATGGCGTACGTCCAGGAAGGACACGTCGAGAGCGGCGACGTGATCGTCATCCGCAACGAGGGGCCACAGGGCGGCCCCGGAATGCGCGAGATGCTCGGCGTCACGAGCGCGGTCGCCGGTCAGGGCCACGCCGAAGACGTCGCACTCATCACCGACGGTCGCTTCTCCGGCGCGACGCGCGGATTCTCGATCGGCCACGTCGCCCCCGAGGCGTTCGCCGGCGGCCCCATCGGTCTCATCGAGGACGGCGACGTGATCACGATCGACATCGCCGAGCGCACCCTCGAGGTCGACCTCGACGACGAGGAACTCGCGGCCCGACGCGAGGAGTGGGACCAGCCCGAACCCAACTACGAGAACGGCGTGCTGGCGAAGTTCGGCCACGCTTTCGGGTCGGCAGCCAACGGTGCCGTGACCAACCCCGGCGTCAAGGAAGAGTAA
- a CDS encoding glycosyltransferase — protein MSDPDASVVVPARDEGRRLERTLESLAAQTFDGRLEVIVVASGARTVAVARARSIVDQVVIDDRQEGPGPARNRGSSAADGEVLLFTDADTVVPPSWVRRHCRHYATPDVVGVGGPLRPLEDGLRHRVLFRLLSDWWYRACWPVGFVQQPGCNCSVRRTAFEAVDGFDDSLGFLEDTDLSLRLRREGTLVYDHACPVDTSNRRQERVGYMRLCWIYLVGYLEYVLPGRSPTREYF, from the coding sequence ATGTCGGATCCCGACGCCTCGGTCGTCGTCCCAGCCCGTGACGAGGGACGGCGCCTCGAGCGAACGCTGGAGTCCCTCGCCGCCCAAACGTTCGACGGACGTCTCGAGGTGATCGTCGTCGCCAGCGGCGCACGAACGGTGGCCGTCGCTCGAGCGCGTTCGATCGTCGATCAGGTCGTGATCGACGACCGGCAGGAGGGCCCCGGTCCGGCGAGAAATCGGGGTTCGAGTGCGGCAGATGGGGAGGTCCTGCTCTTCACTGATGCCGACACCGTCGTTCCGCCGTCGTGGGTCCGCCGACACTGCCGTCACTACGCCACCCCCGACGTCGTCGGCGTCGGCGGCCCGCTCCGGCCGCTCGAGGACGGACTCCGACACCGCGTCCTCTTTCGGCTCCTCTCGGACTGGTGGTATCGCGCGTGCTGGCCGGTCGGCTTCGTCCAGCAACCCGGCTGTAATTGCAGCGTGCGTCGAACGGCCTTCGAGGCGGTCGACGGGTTCGACGACTCGCTCGGCTTTCTCGAAGACACCGACCTCTCCTTGCGACTGCGCCGCGAGGGGACCCTCGTGTACGATCACGCCTGCCCCGTCGACACCTCGAATCGGCGGCAAGAACGCGTCGGATACATGCGGCTCTGCTGGATCTATCTCGTCGGCTACCTCGAGTACGTCCTGCCCGGCCGGTCGCCGACGCGGGAGTACTTTTGA